Genomic DNA from Fimbriimonas ginsengisoli Gsoil 348:
TCTCCGCCACCGTGCGGAACTTCACCTCCGCGACAGCGAGACGTTGCGGCGATTGGTCGTCGAGTCTTCGATGGACGCCATCGCCGCTTGCGACAAGGACGGGCACATCATCTTGTGGAACCGCCACGCAGAGGAAATGTTCGGTTGGAGCGCCGCCGAAGCGATGGGGCGCCCGATTCAAGAACAGGTCGACGTCGCCTGGACCGATGGTCCCTCGCTTCCGTTCGCCCACCGCCTCGAGTCCCGAGGATGCGCAAGAGGGGAGCGCGGTTTCGACGTCGAGCTCTACGTCGTCCCACACGAGAGTCCGGAGGGGCGCATCTTCATGTTCTTCATCCGCGACATCTCGGAACGGAAAGCCGCCGAGGCGGCGATCCAAACCCTTAACGCGAGCTTGGAAGAGCGCGTTGCCGAACGAACCGCGGAGCTGACCGCCAAGAACGAAGAATTGGAGGGATTCTCTTTCGCCATCTCTCACGACATGCGCTCTCCGCTCCGGTCGATCGTAGCCAACGCCCGCTTCGTGCTCGAAGACGAACGTGACAGGGTGAGCGCGGATGGCCGGCTCTCCCTCGAGAGACTCGCGGGCTCCGCCATGCAGATGAGCTTGATGGTCGACGATCTATTGCGCTACGCCCGCCTGGGAAACCAGGCCGTGCGCATCGAGCCGATCGCCCTTTCGGAGATCGCCGCCTCGGCCCGGTCGGAGGTCCTTGTCTCTTATCCGCAGGCAACCATCGAGATTGAACCATCGCTGGAGGCGATGGGGGATTCGATGCTGATGTCGATGGTTCTCGTGAACCTCTTCGATAACGCCTGCAAATATTCGCGAGCCGGCGAACCAGCCAGGGTGACTTTCGGAAAGATCGAACAGGGCGGCGAGCCGGTCTTCTTCGTTCGCGACAACGGCATCGGCTTCAACATGGCCCACGCGGACAAGCTCTTCCGCCCCTTCGAACGGCTCCATTCCGAGTCCGAATATCCCGGCACCGGCTTCGGCCTCGCCAACGTCCGCCGCTCCATCGCCCGCCAACGCGGCCGGGTCTGGGTCGACTCCACCCCGGGTCAAGGCACGACGTTTTCTTCACCTTAGGCGAGTCGACCCCTTCCTAGGCGCCCACGCCTACCCTTTCTTTCCCGCCTTCTCGCGTTGATCGCTCGTGTCCGCCTTACCTTGGTCGGCATAGGCGAAATCGGACTTACCCTTGCCGGCATCGATCGCCGGGGCGCTCGATGAGCCGCTTCGGACGGCGATTTGTCGGGGTTGAGGCTGCTGGGGTTTGGTTATCGGCATCGAGACGGTTAGAACACCGTTCTCGAAATTGGCGTCGATCGCGTTTTCGTTCACTTCCTCCGGAATGCGGACGGACCGAACGAACCGGCCAAAGGAGTGCTCGCGATGATAGACGCGATTTCCCTCACGGCGCTCAAGATCGTCCTTCGTTTCGCCGGTGATCGTGAGGACGCCCTGATCCATGCTCACGTTGAGGTCTTCCGGTTTTACGCCGGGCAATGATGCACGAATGGTGATTCGGCCATCCCGTTCAAAAATGTCGATCGGAAACGTCGAGCTGCCAATATTGTCGCTACGAGTTTGCGAGAACCGGTCCATCAGGTTCCACATTCGATTGAGCTCAGTCCACGGGCTGACGGCTAGATACTCTCTCATCTCTGCTTCCTCCAGTGAAGTCTCAGTTTTTTGATTGCCTCGGATGACGCCAGGTTTCCTCGAAATGTATCCCCTCCCGCTTCTTTAGAATGGGACGCAGGAGGTCATTTTCAACCGGTGCTTTTTAAGCCAGGGGCCAACGAGAAGGGGGAATAAGACTATGCCGCACACGGTTTTTTGAGCAACGATAGATCGTCGGCCGAGTGGGCATCGCCGGTGTGAATCCGGACCGGTCGGGCTCGCATGGACGCTTTATTTGCCTCCCCCGAGCCCGCACGATTACTCTTTAGTCACTACCGGAACGGACAAGATCCGGTTGAATCGGGAGGCGTACGCTTTCCCTCGTTCGAGCAGGGCAAGCCGAGCCTCTTCCGTGTCGTCCGTTTCGGCTTCCCAGAGCCGGAGGAGTTCTTCGCCGGCGACGAGGTTCACGGAGCACCAGTGACGGTGGACGACGCTGGTTTCGTGATCGGACCGCAGCACCGGCGCCACATGTACGGAAATTTGAGATACCGAGGAGAACGGGATCGAGCGATGGACGCTCAGACCCGGGAGGCCGCGGACGTGCTCGATCGACTGCTCAATCGAATCGAAACGCAAATCGTCTTGGTATAGAGCCAAGAGCGCTCCCGATACCAAGAAGAGAGAAAGGATCGCAACCGCACCCGGCAACGGCGCGCCTGGCTGACCCAAATAAAGGCCCAGCCACAAGGCGATTACAAGCGCGTAGCCACCCCCCGCGAGACGGGAGGTGACATTGCGCCGGACAACCGGGGAAGACGAGGCGGACTTAGTGAGACGGCCGGCTTCGGTCATCCTCTCACCGGATTGCGGCGCCAATCGTTGTCTTCGTAGGTGCGCCAGGTCTGCTCGGGCTTGCGGTACTTCGCGTGCCCGTCGGAGTAGGCGAGGTTGCCGCCACTGTTATGGCGCGGGTTGAATCGTGCCTGCTGCTGGTTGTCGGGCAAGGTCGAGTCGTCGATGCCTCCGTACGCTGCCCACCATTGCTGCGGATACATTCCGCCCCGGGACGGGATTCCGCTGGCGCGGGAAGCGTCGCCCAGGATGATGAACCGGGCCGGATCGCTAAGATCGCTCTGCGAGGTGTCGTCGTTGAAGCCGAAGTCGGGGTTGGCTTGGTACCACTTGTACTGCTTCGCGTTGAAAGGTGGGCCAAGCTTCGACTCGTTGTGGTTGTTCCCGTAGTCGGTGGTGTACCAGGCGCCCGGCTGGGGAACCGGCCAATCTTTTCCTTCCGGGCATTTGAAAATCGCCTGACTCTTGATGTACGGGTTCAGCTTCACACGGTAGCTGTACGGCGCCCTGTCTTCGGCCGTATCGGGCACGCTGCTCGGGGCGGTTCGCTCGGTGACCGTCGCCGGATACCGCTCGTCGGCATCGGAGATGTACATAAAGTAGGCGGTGTTGATCTGCTTGACGTTGGAGAGACAACTCGTCTTCTTCGCCGCGGCCTTGGCTTGGGCGAACACCGGGAAGAGGATCGCGGCAAGAATAGCGATGATCGCGATAACGACGAGGAGCTCGATCAGGGTGAACCCGTCGCTCTGGTTTCTCTGGAAGTTCTTCATGTCTCTGTCCGTCAACTTCGTCGTTGGTTCATCAATGCTACTGCGACTCTTCGCCGAAAACACCCTAAAGTCTATGGATTACTAGACTTCTTCGGGAGATTAGGCAGTTCCACGTTGTAGACGTCGAAAATTAGGCCGTACCCAGCCCCCTAGAGCGGCGAACATAGCGTTCCAGCGATCCAAAGATCACGGTGTCGGTGAGCAGTCCCAAGGCGATGATCACAATCATCACCGAGAGCACTTGGCTCATATCCGCCAGTTCGCGCCCCATCATCAACAAATGCCCTAGTCCAAGGGAGACGAACAGCAGCTCGCCCGACATCAGCGCCCGCCAAGCGTACGACCAGCCGAGCTTGGCTCCGGTGAGCACGGCGGGCAATGAGGCCGGAAGAAGGACGTCGGTGTACATACGAAGCGGGCTAGTGCCGAGCGTCCGTGCGGCCCGTACGTAGGTCGGTGGTAGGTTACGTACACCGTCTCGGACGGCGACGGAGATAGATACGAGCGAACCCATAACGATCACGAACAGGATCGCCCGGTCGTTCAGGCCGAACCAGAGGAGCGCTAGCGGCAGCCAGCAGATGCTTGGCAGCGACTGAAAGCCGGACACCAGCGAGCCGAGCGTCTGCTCCGCCCAATCTTGCCTCCCGAGCAGAATCCCCAGCGGAACGCCGATCGCAAGCGAAATCCCGTATCCCACGAGGACCCGGCGGAGGCTTACCGCGGTCGCGTTGAGCAGCGATCCGTCGGATATCAAGCCGCCCAGCGACTTCGCTACCTGGATCGGAGACGGAAAAAGGGTCGAGTCCCAGATGTGCCGGCTAGCAAGAATCCCCCAAAGGAGAATGAGTGCGGAGAAGAATATCAGGCGTTTGACGGTGCTCATAAATCGTTCGGGTACCGGCCTTCATCGCGTGAGAGATGCTCTGCGCGGTTCGCGCCACATCGACGTCGTCGATATGGCGCGGCGGCAGAATGTCGATGTCGAAACTCTCTTGGATCCGGCCGGGGCGAGCCGAGAAGAGGAGAACCCGGTCCCCCAGCGTCACCGCCTCGCGGACGTTATGCGTGACGAAGACGACCGTGCTTCGCCGCTCCCTCCAGAGGTCCTGCACCTCCAAGTACAGGTCCTCGCGAGTTAGGGCGTCGAGGGCGGAGAACGGCTCGTCCATCAGGATGATCCCGGGTTCAAGGACGAGCGACCGGGCGATCGCCACCCGTTGGCGCATCCCACCCGATAACTCGTGGATGGCATGGTCCTCGAACTTGGCCAGCCCAACTTTGTCGAGGGCTCGACGAGCCCGTTCCTCACGCTCCAGGGTGGGAACCCTCGCCTGCTTCAGACCGAACTCGACATTCTGCCGGACCGAGAGCCAAGGAAACAGCGCGCCGTCCTGAAAGACGAGGCTTCGGTCCGGTCCCGGACCTTGGATCGGCTTTCCGTCGACCAATACCTGGCCCGTGTCCGGCACTTCAAGCCCGGCGACGATGTTCAGAAGCGTCGACTTTCCGCAACCAGAGGGACCGACGAGGATCAGGAACTCTCCCTCGGGCACTTCGATCGAGACATCCTCCAGCGCCTGCAGCCCGTCCGGCCCGCCGAACCGCTTGGATAGGTTACGGATGGAAAGAGAGCTCACTTCCCTCCCTTAAGCGCGAGGAGCGCGCGGGTATCGACCAGGCCGGGAAGCGTTCCTGGAGCCGCTTTGAGGTACCCGGCTTGGTAAGCCGCGCTCGCCAGGGCCTGGATACTCGTCAAGTTAGGATCGGTTGTGAAGTCGAGTTTCCCCCACGCCTCCTTCAAGACCAAATTGCCGAGAAGCTTGCCCGTCAATCGCTTGAGCTCGCCGTTCACCGTCGATTGCGCCTCGGCAGGGTGCCCTTGGATCCATGAAACCGTCCGTTCGTGAGACGAGACGAAGGCTTGCACGGCATCGGGGTGAGCGTCTGCGAATGCTCGCCGAACGACCACTACGGTGGTGGTGAAGCGCCGGTTTGGCCAGAGCGATCGCTCGTCGACGACCGTCTTAGCCCCGGTCTCGGAGCGCAGCCGCGAAGCCCAAGGCTCCGGAACCCAGGCGGCGTCGATCTGTTTTCGCCGGAAGAGGGTGAGGATGTCGGGGTTCTTCGCCGGGATAATCGAAACCGTTCCTCCGTGCTCCTTCGATTCCAAACCTGACTGGAGTAGAAAGTGTCGGCACGACACATCCTGGGTTCCCCCTAGCTGCGGCACCGCGACGCTGTGTCCGTCGAGGTCGCGAACGCTCGAAATCGGAAGGTCGGCCCGCGCGACAAGCGACGCGCCTCCGCTACAGGCGCCTGCCACGATTGTAAGGCTCTGCCCGTTCGTCTTTAAGAAGGTGTTCGTTGCCGGACTCGGCCCCACGTAAGCGACGTCGACCTCGCCAGCAAGAAGCGCTTCCATCGCCTCCGGACCGGCGTTCACTACCCGGGTCGAGACGTCGTAGTCCGGCAGATCCTTTTGGAAGAACCCCTTCGCCACTCCGACCAGCGCGGGGGCATGGGTGAGGTTTGGGAAGTAGGCGACCCTTAGCGGATAAGCCCCCTTTCGGGCCGCGGACGTCTGAGTTCGCCATCCGGTCCCGAATGCGAGGCCGAACAGGAAGAGAATTCCGCAGCCGGCGTTCAGCAGGTCGCGGGAACCGCGGCGCGCGTTCATCCCTCCCACGGGTCGCCTCCGCAATACTCTACTAAATCCATCAACTATTAGATTGATGTGCTAAAGGGGTGATTCGGGCATCGGAATGCGTTGAGCGGAAGATACGACGGCGAAGTGCCGTTAGATCTAAATAACGTAATCCAAAATCGACGGAACACCGTCGGCTTTACGTTGCATGTCCCGCAGGTCCGCAAAGGAAGTGTTGTCCAATACGAGCGCCATCGCGTCCCGGACCTCCTTGAAAGTAACCCTCAGAACGCAGGTCGGCGGGTGCGGGCAGCCGCATTCGCTGAAGTTCGTCACGCTCACGCAGCTAATCGGAGCGATTGACCCATCCATGGCTCGAATCACGGCGCCGAGGGTGATTTCCTCCGGCGCTTTCGCGAGGACGTAGCCTCCTCCAGGCCCTTTTCGACTCTGGACGAAGCCCGCGACCTTAAGGGAGGAGAGGATCTGCTGCAAGAACTTCAGCGGGATGTTTTGCCGATCAGCGATGTCCTGAATCAACGTAATCTTGGCATCGTCCCTCAGGCTGAGGTCCAACAGGGCGCGCATGGCGTACCTCGCCCGGCTAGAAAGCATGCCCCTATTTTACTGACCTCAGGATCTTTTGGTCAGAGGCGGGATGGCTTGTCGAACATGCCCCGTAAGTCGAAGACCGACGACGCTTCGTCGGTTTCGAGCTAAACGAGGGGCCTGACTCGGTTCTCCCCTCGTAGACCCGTTCCTAGACTAGTGCTCTCCGGCAAAAACGAGTTCATGAGCCCCAACCGCCGCCAACCTTCACCTAAGGCATCCAGAGCCCGGAGGGCTCTTCAGAAACTAGCCGCGGGTCGAAGACCCTGGGTAAGGCGCTGACACCCCTCCCCGACCTCGGCAGGCGGTCGCAGAACCCACCGCCACTAAGAACCCTGATCGAAATCGCTGATGACCGCAATCGAACCCAATGTTTCCCGACATGTCTACCTGGCCGAGCTCGAGGCCGAGGCGATCTACACCCTCCGAGAGGTCGCCGGGCAGTTCGAACGCCCCGCCCTCCTCTTTTCGGGTGGCAAGGACTCGATCGTGCTCACCCACCTCGCTCGAAAGGCGTTCGCTCCGGGGCCGATCCCATTTCCGCTGCTGCACATCGATACCGGCCACAACTTTCCGGAGACGATCGAGTTCCGCGATTGGCTGGCGGCCGAGGTGAAGGCGCGGCTGCTGGTGCGATACGTGCAAGACTCGATCGACCAGGGGCGCGTAGTCGAGGAAACCGGACCTCATGCGAGCCGGAACGGATTGCAGACCGTGACTCTCCTCGACGCTCTCACCGAGCTGAAGATTGACGCGGCAATCGGCGGCGCGCGGCGCGACGAAGAGAAAGCGAGAGCCAAGGAGCGCGTCTTCTCCCACCGGAACGCCTTCGGCCAGTGGGACCCCAAAAACCAGCGCCCTGA
This window encodes:
- a CDS encoding sensor histidine kinase, whose translation is MNGRYNVGGNPDGAEMKEKRAWSKPEPESRLSVNSFRGILLTVCAVLLMEPFFPNRSIGDPGLFLWIANLLTVYLFGTIPGLISAALLCAYIAIGPLIPGSAFEHTPKNELRIVGSAIIFGTSSLLVGLVRAKIQKEARRASNASREAEMEADLRHRAELHLRDSETLRRLVVESSMDAIAACDKDGHIILWNRHAEEMFGWSAAEAMGRPIQEQVDVAWTDGPSLPFAHRLESRGCARGERGFDVELYVVPHESPEGRIFMFFIRDISERKAAEAAIQTLNASLEERVAERTAELTAKNEELEGFSFAISHDMRSPLRSIVANARFVLEDERDRVSADGRLSLERLAGSAMQMSLMVDDLLRYARLGNQAVRIEPIALSEIAASARSEVLVSYPQATIEIEPSLEAMGDSMLMSMVLVNLFDNACKYSRAGEPARVTFGKIEQGGEPVFFVRDNGIGFNMAHADKLFRPFERLHSESEYPGTGFGLANVRRSIARQRGRVWVDSTPGQGTTFSSP
- a CDS encoding Hsp20/alpha crystallin family protein, with amino-acid sequence MREYLAVSPWTELNRMWNLMDRFSQTRSDNIGSSTFPIDIFERDGRITIRASLPGVKPEDLNVSMDQGVLTITGETKDDLERREGNRVYHREHSFGRFVRSVRIPEEVNENAIDANFENGVLTVSMPITKPQQPQPRQIAVRSGSSSAPAIDAGKGKSDFAYADQGKADTSDQREKAGKKG
- a CDS encoding prepilin-type N-terminal cleavage/methylation domain-containing protein; the protein is MKNFQRNQSDGFTLIELLVVIAIIAILAAILFPVFAQAKAAAKKTSCLSNVKQINTAYFMYISDADERYPATVTERTAPSSVPDTAEDRAPYSYRVKLNPYIKSQAIFKCPEGKDWPVPQPGAWYTTDYGNNHNESKLGPPFNAKQYKWYQANPDFGFNDDTSQSDLSDPARFIILGDASRASGIPSRGGMYPQQWWAAYGGIDDSTLPDNQQQARFNPRHNSGGNLAYSDGHAKYRKPEQTWRTYEDNDWRRNPVRG
- a CDS encoding ABC transporter permease, translating into MSTVKRLIFFSALILLWGILASRHIWDSTLFPSPIQVAKSLGGLISDGSLLNATAVSLRRVLVGYGISLAIGVPLGILLGRQDWAEQTLGSLVSGFQSLPSICWLPLALLWFGLNDRAILFVIVMGSLVSISVAVRDGVRNLPPTYVRAARTLGTSPLRMYTDVLLPASLPAVLTGAKLGWSYAWRALMSGELLFVSLGLGHLLMMGRELADMSQVLSVMIVIIALGLLTDTVIFGSLERYVRRSRGLGTA
- a CDS encoding ABC transporter ATP-binding protein, with amino-acid sequence MSSLSIRNLSKRFGGPDGLQALEDVSIEVPEGEFLILVGPSGCGKSTLLNIVAGLEVPDTGQVLVDGKPIQGPGPDRSLVFQDGALFPWLSVRQNVEFGLKQARVPTLEREERARRALDKVGLAKFEDHAIHELSGGMRQRVAIARSLVLEPGIILMDEPFSALDALTREDLYLEVQDLWRERRSTVVFVTHNVREAVTLGDRVLLFSARPGRIQESFDIDILPPRHIDDVDVARTAQSISHAMKAGTRTIYEHRQTPDILLRTHSPLGDSC
- a CDS encoding ABC transporter substrate-binding protein, which encodes MNARRGSRDLLNAGCGILFLFGLAFGTGWRTQTSAARKGAYPLRVAYFPNLTHAPALVGVAKGFFQKDLPDYDVSTRVVNAGPEAMEALLAGEVDVAYVGPSPATNTFLKTNGQSLTIVAGACSGGASLVARADLPISSVRDLDGHSVAVPQLGGTQDVSCRHFLLQSGLESKEHGGTVSIIPAKNPDILTLFRRKQIDAAWVPEPWASRLRSETGAKTVVDERSLWPNRRFTTTVVVVRRAFADAHPDAVQAFVSSHERTVSWIQGHPAEAQSTVNGELKRLTGKLLGNLVLKEAWGKLDFTTDPNLTSIQALASAAYQAGYLKAAPGTLPGLVDTRALLALKGGK
- a CDS encoding RrF2 family transcriptional regulator, yielding MLSSRARYAMRALLDLSLRDDAKITLIQDIADRQNIPLKFLQQILSSLKVAGFVQSRKGPGGGYVLAKAPEEITLGAVIRAMDGSIAPISCVSVTNFSECGCPHPPTCVLRVTFKEVRDAMALVLDNTSFADLRDMQRKADGVPSILDYVI
- the cysD gene encoding sulfate adenylyltransferase subunit CysD, yielding MTAIEPNVSRHVYLAELEAEAIYTLREVAGQFERPALLFSGGKDSIVLTHLARKAFAPGPIPFPLLHIDTGHNFPETIEFRDWLAAEVKARLLVRYVQDSIDQGRVVEETGPHASRNGLQTVTLLDALTELKIDAAIGGARRDEEKARAKERVFSHRNAFGQWDPKNQRPELWHLYNGMRRPGEHFRVFPLSNWTELDIWQYIVTERIAIPSLYFSHEREVVVRDGVLLAHSDFLVPIPGERREIRTIRFRTVGDATCTGAIESNASTLDQILGEVISARVTERSGRADDQRSDAAMEDRKRQGYF